A DNA window from Aspergillus nidulans FGSC A4 chromosome V contains the following coding sequences:
- a CDS encoding glycosyltransferase family 4 protein (transcript_id=CADANIAT00002837) encodes MGIEYLGLHATGWERMTQTWWQQTLAACLLATIVLGGVYILYLVGRQLYHYWRTRHELSGLPSNVARRIERLKRETPRLYTPTAAVPEPRSFGVYLGAFANPPTSDQARLLSQWDAVVLDPLQAGVSDVLPSTTAKHILARLQIRKLVESDGSPDSGDCGDNGDDNSMRAISAIVRVLQTHLKRPGDAQSFFTGILLADFSEHFQPVILNAVVSLLGGLGLTVWLEVGPSSYPPEKTCRAIDMAQIRGIVYRNGTILANGDRRNYFQMAELRTVMRVVAAQKPIGESTLAMWETVDDGVTLTHDVLHRSYKWCNYNSAMSWIGPRSALTDAAVAAQKTVLHEPIGALMWMKDERTLAVHDFWRQNGSLQKLPLGHENTRLYESLEHLVPGVKDRLALYPPKEKQLEGQVFVIDELQWAGLNEPLISNPFAFSPDGHSYSGLGCFQLGLDCTMKDIEELLQAQRHTRDLNLLDRFKPNELQRIAGELRELIKADVEWARPARELHDLLVSCTGNEDDRLCGYSGLHSGFRTRLETQVWGMYEQDPTGPLNIYLSGKTEKERAGTFLHTYMSSRGYTRYQCFMAEVALSTANGTLSDRWQLPTRIVSDIEQLTPTEAMLFLRRLSSTLDQDCAELTAKVRACCEHCLINVPSLTQLRALASSEYLSGRVSPEELVSARLSWYAEQGCWAPDPESAIALFREIDNRLPQVLMIGDARTLGQLAAVIQETMQEDRIDAAADFFALAVFCAIRRLSFNEIYLEVLDRNPLPNGHPVQAAVFAELYALGARCDLFLDMTPNLLGKIISAKYRDYYNRHQPTRREENFTELPTAYASMDIDLDPNGEQHDVPFYYRITFLGIFALPALIDIMMLTTVGRGLYLTTFMSSTEKTLATTALMVALLVCGGFGSWISSGGSYYLYAMGFPAMSMFVMTRFIAGLAVTLVGGLIAFICICCIKSFAAGIVFFLYFFFLSTYLMLLSVLAIYQLPGFQFQSGRTVIMSCVPILFIGPIVTLWVGHDTVIYLCLLGVFVASLLLGARRIIARWNTWYLNIPRVTDGDVVNWYISSRPNINVEEVSTSSTPRKALFEAVQKERRRRFWSKRTTDEFVRRMADGYDATIFLLVWYCRYSRTKMPLPYSPTWNLQLKAAVDTLGDMQKGLRMHSAFLHWRHTGADVWCGILYFVIALMDKWTALFTGESLVGLSTASSSEYRLSVGFGLAYYLAGAVILDAVSQPLWTAVTQRTPVPVKNLSTLREVLSTNSGDRKRLYWSNLAKFFFLHIWGTAVTLALMWAFEASQNATIMFLAYIGSYSGLLFYQYNRIFTGPEAARCLAAGSVVGFVIGMTMHTVIASFTWSSVICLGSGTWTAAIYSLWLSDIGMPTFRPKNLSVLESNSQKELATYTSSSLEPYLDLSPTTVAETFDNINALPDDLRHKLDPETHPGIEVKEIILSNSGYRTSALVQAAFPDAAQFLREIARLWVSGQTVIEFVSAEHLLQTEQRVRAISRLTGDSLHIFIVIGPGLVGQDWTTNIRRNCRAIAEAVVQATAEARLGLTHDESMMTELLIGTHQDNYDLSLPEGVKYQLERSPAECARVAKHGQRTFLRHLLLGIDCDLEWDELPKSARSFLLRRVAGKPGRLSSEELSWLQSRVGSEDIQNLAAHVARYNLGVAMSLGVWHYAQRWMEHDAYPSYPVFPDTTYEKPIQTLLPPPIGLHIRFTDALKLSFLQVSHSVRTCLKFSIIALVADPQYQRELEYMLRGQPLVFAVPMTLLLNSVWSFAKLLQRILIPLVLFYGRKSISDVYKSSRGWKTVLHKNRVAIESLEGPTTCFAKSQGEGTTLLYQYSGSHMHEPEDNKALKAINTYTDRLVLLKREEYRAGQLINAFSYEYAQDTPKGRRTRPLPIQRLCTAGELEGQVVIYDESGYISSGSFMQGMNPVNFKYAFRKNAKFDDELLRAEYVFPHITIRVSWCMPPSRHPEKEDKWIPYPRVSQAAFIEPGNVYQSKWTYDHKFHPVITTTLNGENVETPAMISEDWFRVLDKPQRSSFLHDNPLFFFRSVRTNIVSRLLGLNVKTRPIPTSRARTHLWKAWKGSKTFDAVTTTWLDEILLRSDSILRPYWRNRDFGHLDAAGEYLDAQVDTILARVDIDPDISSWTQMAFKISDLYSFGIGGDARINTRTLSTQLQDTSTQLHVLAMDTATWPNEPGGVSACRRDMVNDLRGIRWHIISENANDYGVPKFQIERNVQSLTVLPQWGLDFLNPTHGVFQNTLDSAVVERSQDTRKDDIKRHFVPILSRLVRCARTANLKRHHIEEATNALVDLNTYFESGRSWNDVWMSKTVKTAWRELWLSDDVDDALPVEKWWDAEHPSLQQLDTALDMWHRYLFIFSIPVPERIPDVFQVSHHFTGATYGVLCKAKRKCALHVWDHCISFREMTTFLSAAVSFDSSFVNTTLMSLGHLACVLIEHHADVILPCAEYFNPGWEIELGTAEGALQHRKAFARKIDPVVNGITNMERYKPIEKIRTETPTVVMLSHIRYVKDIKTAIMATDLIVNKWGFRDYRLHIYGDMERAPAYASECQEIIASKGLREHVVLKGLGNPSVVLQDAWLFMNSSISEGLPLAMGEAALTGVPVVCTDVGASFCVVTDRNTGKRFSEVVAPNDSDSLARAQLRVLALLDKWAPFAEDEPGTIVPTLDFHPTPEQIKAVSERMYAKIEQRRKFGMLGRANVLNSFSSDRYLREHEQLLWIGKWQSRSFVTRTALSSAANLSTSAFFQMGKEKEKVNNSAVRLYIGNVPSTPDSIYQPVPVSPWRAWRDSRHASSSGTRTPV; translated from the exons ATGGGTATCGAATACCTGGGCCTCCATGCGACGGGATGGGAGCGCATGACGCAGACGTGGTGGCAGCAG ACACTGGCCGCCTGCTTGCTTGCGACAATCGTCTTGGGTGGTGTATATATCCTGTATCTGGTTGGCCGACAGTTGTACCACTACTGGCGG ACACGACATGAACTTTCGGGTCTTCCTTCAAATGTAGCGCGGCGTATCGAGCGCTTAAAACGAGAGACACCTCGTCTGTATACCCCCACCGCCGCAGTACCCGAGCCCAGATCCTTCGGGGTGTATCTCGGTGCCTTCGCGAACCCTCCCACCTCAGACCAGGCTCGGCTCCTTTCCCAATGGGACGCAGTTGTGCTGGACCCCTTGCAGGCTGGTGTGAGCGACGTTTTGCCAAGCACGACAGCAAAGCACATTCTTGCTAGACTGCAAATCCGCAAACTGGTTGAATCGGACGGGAGCCCTGATTCTGGCGACTGCGGCGACAATGGCGACGACAACAGCATGCGCGCCATTTCCGCCATTGTCAGAGTGCTCCAGACGCACTTGAAACGCCCAGGCGATGCTCAGTCGTTCTTCACCGGCATTCTTCTCGCCGACTTCTCTGAGCACTTTCAGCCCGTCATTCTCAACGCCGTCGTATCGCTGCTAGGCGGCCTCGGCCTAACTGTCTGGCTCGAAGTCGGCCCGTCGTCCTATCCCCCAGAGAAGACATGCCGGGCAATTGACATGGCGCAGATCCGCGGGATCGTGTATCGCAACGGCACGATCCTGGCCAACGGAGACAGACGGAACTACTTCCAGATGGCTGAGCTGCGTACCGTGATGCGCGTGGTCGCGGCACAGAAACCCATCGGCGAGTCTACGTTGGCAATGTGGGAGACGGTCGACGACGGAGTGACATTGACGCACGACGTGCTTCATCGCAGCTATAAGTGGTGCAACTACAACAGCGCGATGAGCTGGATTGGGCCCCGCTCTGCGCTAACGGACGCAGCCGTTGCGGCGCAGAAAACGGTGCTCCATGAACCTATCGGAGCGCTGATGTggatgaaggatgagagGACGCTAGCGGTGCATGATTTTTGGAGGCAGAATGGCTCTCTCCAGAAGCTGCCGCTTGGTCACGAGAACACGAGGCTGTACGAAAGCTTGGAACACCTCGTCCCTGGCGTGAAGGACAGATTGGCACTGTATCCGcccaaagagaagcagctggagggTCAGGTGTTTGTGATCGACGAGCTGCAGTGGGCCGGCTTGAATGAGCCCCTCATAAGCAatcccttcgccttctcgccAGATGGGCACAGCTATTCGGGACTCGGTTGTTTCCAACTCGGACTTGACTGTACAAtgaaggatattgaggagcTGTTGCAGGCGCAGCGACACACCCGTgatctcaacctcctcgaccgATTCAAGCCGAACGAACTCCAGCGCATTGCCGGTGAGCTGCGCGAGTTGATCAAAGCCGATGTCGAATGGGCGAGGCCTGCCAGAGAGCTCCACGACCTTCTCGTCTCCTGTACAGGGAACGAGGATGACCGTCTCTGCGGCTACTCTGGCCTGCATTCTGGGTTTCGCACTCGGCTTGAAACCCAAGTCTGGGGCATGTATGAGCAGGATCCCACTGGCCCTCTGAATATCTACCTCTCCGGCAAGACAGAGAAAGAACGTGCGGGCACGTTCCTACACACCTACATGTCCAGTCGGGGTTATACACGCTATCAGTGCTTCATGGCTGAAGTCGCACTGTCCACTGCAAATGGCACCCTCTCAGATAGGTGGCAGCTCCCAACCCGCATCGTCAGCGATATTGAACAACTCACGCCTACGGAAGCCATGCTCTTTCTGCGTCGGCTGTCTTCAACACTCGACCAGGACTGTGCAGAACTCACTGCCAAAGTCCGCGCTTGCTGCGAGCACTGTCTCATAAATGTCCCCTCCTTGACTCAGCTGCGCGCGCTCGCCTCAAGTGAGTACCTGAGCGGTAGAGTCTCGCCCGAAGAGCTGGTGTCAGCTCGTCTGTCCTGGTATGCCGAGCAAGGATGTTGGGCTCCTGATCCAGAGTCCGCTATAGCCCTATTCCGCGAAATCGACAACCGACTCCCTCAGGTCCTTATGATCGGTGATGCCCGTACATTAGGTCAACTCGCTGCAGTTATTCAGGAAACCATGCAGGAGGACCGAATCGATGCAGCCGCCGATTTTTTTGCCCTGGCCGTCTTCTGTGCCATCCGCCGCCTCTCGTTCAACGAGATCTACCTCGAAGTTTTGGACAGGAATCCCCTTCCCAACGGTCACCCCGTGCAAGCGGCCGTCTTTGCGGAATTGTATGCTCTCGGTGCCCGATGCGATCTGTTCTTAGACATGACGCCCAACCTGCTTGGGAAAATCATCTCGGCAAAATACCGTGATTACTATAACAGGCACCAGCCCACCCGCCGCGAAGAAAATTTCACGGAGCTTCCAACAGCCTACGCATCCATGGATATCGACCTGGATCCAAATGGCGAACAGCACGACGTGCCCTTCTACTACCGCATCACATTCCTCGGAATCTTTGCCCTCCCGGCGCTGATCGATATCATGATGCTCACCACTGTCGGTCGGGGCCTGTATCTTACCACCTTCATGAGCAGCACGGAAAAAACGCTGGCTACGACGGCGCTCATGGTTGCCCTGCTCGTCTGCGGTGGCTTTGGGTCCTGGATCTCGTCAGGAGGGAGTTACTACCTCTACGCCATGGGCTTCCCCGCAATGAGCATGTTCGTCATGACTAGGTTTATCGCAGGCCTGGCTGTCACCCTTGTCGGAGGTCTCATTGCATTtatctgcatctgctgcatcaAGAGCTTCGCGGCAGGTATTGTGTTCTTTTTGTACTTTTTCTTCCTGAGCACGTACCTCATGTTGTTGAGTGTGCTGGCTATCTATCAGTTGCCGGGGTTTCAGTTCCAGTCG GGCCGAACAGTCATCATGAGTTGTGTCCCGATCCTCTTCATTGGGCCAATCGTGACGCTCTGGGTCGGACATGACACTGTCATCTATCTCTGTCTACTCGGAGTATTCGTGGCCTCGTTACTTCTGGGAGCTCGACGCATCATCGCCAGATGGAACACCTGGTATCTGAATATTCCGCGCGTGACGGACGGTGATGTTGTGAATTGGTACATCAGCTCTCGCCCCAACATCAACGTCGAAGAGGTGTCTACGTCCTCAACCCCCCGCAAGGCCCTCTTCGAAGCAGTGCAAAAAGAACGAAGACGTAGATTCTGGAGCAAGCGTACAACAGATGAGTTCGTGCGCAGGATGGCAGACGGATACGATGCTACTATATTTCTTTTGGTCTGGTACTGCCGGTACTCACGCACAAAAATGCCCCTGCCATACTCTCCCACCTGGAACCTGCAACTTAAGGCCGCTGTTGATACCCTAGGCGACATGCAAAAGGGCCTGAGGATGCATTCGGCATTCCTGCACTGGAGACACACGGGTGCGGACGTCTGGTGCGGCATCCTGTACTTTGTCATTGCATTGATGGATAAATGGACTGCCTTGTTCACTGGCGAATCACTTGTCGGTCTATCCACAGCCAGCTCCTCAGAGTATCGTTTATCTGTTGGCTTTGGCCTGGCCTACTACCTTGCTGGCGCAGTGATCCTCGATGCAGTCTCTCAGCCCCTTTGGACAGCCGTAACGCAGCGCACTCCCGTCCCCGTGAAGAACCTATCTACACTCCGTGAAGTACTCAGCACAAACTCTGGAGATCGAAAAAGATTGTACTGGAGCAATCTAGCAaagttcttcttcctgcatATCTGGGGGACAGCGGTCACCTTGGCGTTGATGTGGGCGTTTGAAGCCTCGCAAAACGCCACAATCATGTTCCTGGCGTATATTGGCTCGTATAGCGGGTTGCTGTTCTATCAGTATAATCGAATTTTCACAGGCCCTGAAGCAGCGAGGTGTCTCGCGGCTGGATCAGTTGTTGGATTCGTGATTGGGATGACTATGCACACCGTCATTGCAAGCTTTACGTGGAGTAGTGTCATTTGCTTAGGCAGCGGGACATGGACGGCTGCGATCTACTCGCTCTGGCTGAGTGATATTGGAATGCCGACGTTCAGACCCAAGAATCTCTCTGTCTTGGAGAGTAACAGTCAGAAGGAATTAGCCACCTAcacgagcagcagcctggagcCGTACCTGGATCTCTCCCCGACGACAGTGGCCGAAACGTTTGACAATATCAATGCCCTTCCTGATGACCTGCGGCATAAGCTCGACCCGGAGACACATCCTGGGATCGAAGTGAAGGAGATCATCCTCTCGAACTCGGGGTACAGGACCTCTGCTCTTGTGCAAGCTGCTTTTCCCGACGCGGCGCAGTTTCTCAGAGAGATCGCCCGACTCTGGGTATCTGGTCAGACAGTCATTGAGTTTGTCTCAGCTGAGCATCTTTTACAGACCGAGCAGCGCGTCCGCGCCATAAGTCGACTGACCGGCGACAGTCTGCATATCTTTATCGTCATCGGCCCCGGCCTCGTCGGTCAAGACTGGACAACGAATATCAGGCGGAACTGTCGTGCTATTGCGGAGGCGGTTGTCCAGGCCACAGCCGAAGCGAGACTCGGCTTGACGCATGATGAGTCCATGATGACGGAGTTGCTTATTGGGACTCATCAGGATAATTATGACCTCTCCTTACCCGAGGGTGTCAAATACCAGCTTGAACGATCTCCTGCGGAGTGTGCCCGTGTTGCGAAGCACGGCCAGCGTACATTTCTTCgacatcttctcctcggTATCGACTGCGATTTGGAGTGGGATGAACTGCCGAAATCAGCACGGTCTTTCCTCCTTCGTCGTGTTGCTGGCAAACCCGGCCGACTCTCATCAGAGGAACTCTCATGGTTGCAAAGCCGGGTGGGCTCAGAAGATATCCAGAACCTCGCTGCGCACGTCGCACGCTATAACCTTGGCGTCGCCATGTCCCTTGGTGTATGGCATTACGCCCAGCGTTGGATGGAGCACGATGCATACCCTTCCTATCCTGTCTTTCCGGACACGACATACGAAAAGCCTATACAGACACTCCTCCCTCCGCCCATTGGCTTGCACATTCGCTTCACAGACGCGCTAAAACTCTCCTTTTTGCAGGTCAGTCACTCAGTGAGAACATGCCTCAAGTTCTCGATCATCGCTCTGGTTGCAGACCCGCAGTACCAGCGCGAGTTGGAATATATGCTCCGCGGGCAGCCACTGGTCTTCGCCGTACCGATGACGCTCCTTTTGAACAGCGTGTGGAGTTTCGCCAAGTTACTACAAAGAATTCTGATCCCGCTAGTCCTCTTTTACGGGCGTAAAAGCATCAGTGACGTTTACAAGAGCAGTCGTGGCTGGAAGACGGTGCTTCATAAAAACAGAGTAGCAATCGAAAGTCTCGAGGGCCCAACGACTTGTTTTGCAAAATCCCAAGGAGAGGGTACTACGCTTCTCTATCAATACTCAGGCAGCCATATGCACGAGCCGGAGGATAACAAGGCTCTTAAGGCAATCAATACATACACTGACCGGCTCGTCCTTTTGAAGCGCGAGGAGTATAGAGCCGGCCAGCTAATCAATGCCTTCTCATACGAGTACGCACAGGACACCCCTAAAGGCCGACGAACACGGCCGCTGCCAATCCAGCGATTGTGTACCGccggggagctggaggggcAAGTTGTCATCTACGACGAGAGCGGCTACATCTCCTCAGGCTCCTTCATGCAAGGCATGAACCCAGTGAATTTCAAGTATGCCTTTCGAAAGAACGCTAAGTTCGACGATGAGCTGCTCCGCGCCGAGTACGTATTCCCGCATATCACTATTAGGGTTTCCTGGTGCATGCCGCCATCTCGTCATCCAGAGAAGGAGGACAAATGGATCCCTTACCCAAGAGTCAGCCAGGCGGCCTTTATCGAGCCAGGTAATGTCTACCAATCAAAATGGACTTACGACCACAAGTTCCACCCTGTCATTACCACTACACTCAACGGGGAAAATGTCGAGACGCCCGCGATGATTTCAGAGGACTGGTTCCGTGTTCTTGACAAGCCTCAGAGGAGCAGCTTTTTGCATGACAACCCGTTATTCTTCTTTAGGAGCGTCCGGACGAACATAGTGAGCCGCTTGTTAGGGCTAAATGTCAAGACGAGGCCAATTCCCACCAGTCGAGCACGAACGCATCTGTGGAAGGCGTGGAAGGGGAGCAAAACCTTTGATGCCGTGACCACCACCTGGCTTGATGAGATACTGCTGCGTTCGGACAGCATCCTCCGTCCATACTGGCGAAACCGCGACTTTGGCCATCTTGATGCGGCCGGAGAGTATCTGGACGCACAAGTGGACACGATCCTTGCCCGCGTCGACATCGACCCTGACATTAGCAGCTGGACGCAGATGGCGTTCAAGATTAGCGATCTGTATAGCTTTGGCATCGGCGGAGATGCACGCATTAACACGCGGACTCTCTCGACCCAGCTCCAAGATACCAGCACGCAACTGCATGTTCTGGCCATGGACACGGCCACCTGGCCCAACGAGCCCGGGGGCGTCTCGGCGTGCCGACGGGACATGGTCAACGACCTCAGGGGGATAAGATGGCACATCATCTCCGAGAATGCAAATGACTACGGCGTCCCCAAGTTCCAGATAGAGCGGAATGTGCAATCTCTTACAGTGCTGCCACAATGGGGGCTCGACTTCCTGAACCCCACGCACGGGGTATTCCAAAATACGCTTGACAGTGCTGTAGTTGAGCGCAGTCAGGATACAAGGAAAGACGATATAAAAAGACACTTTGTCCCAATCCTGTCCAGGTTGGTGCGCTGTGCGCGGACAGCGAACCTGAAGAGACATCATATTGAGGAGGCGACTAACGCGCTGGTCGATCTCAATACGTACTTTGAGTCTGGACGGTCCTGGAATGATGTTTGGATGAGCAAGACGGTGAAGACTGCGTGGCGCGAACTTTGGCTCTCTGACGATGTGGATGACGCCCTGCCTGTGGAAAAATGGTGGGATGCTGAGCACCCTTctctccagcagcttgaTACTGCGCTGGATATGTGGCATCGAT atttatttattttctcCATCCCAGTCCCTGAGCGCATCCCCGACGTATTTCAGGTATCTCACCATTTCACGGGAGCAACCTACGGGGTGCTCTGCAAAGCAAAGCGCAAGTGTGCCCTCCACGTCTGGGACCATTGCATCAGCTTCAGGGAGATGACCACCTTCCTCTCGGCCGCTGTCTCCTTTGACAGCTCGTTCGTGAACACAACACTCATGTCGCTCGGTCATCTGGCATGTGTACTGATCGAGCACCACGCTGACGTTATCTTACCGTGCGCTGAGTACTTCAACCCCGGCTGGGAGATTGAACTGGGCACCGCAGAGGGGGCGCTGCAGCATCGGAAGGCATTTGCCCGGAAGATCGACCCGGTTGTCAATGGGATTACGAACATGGAGAGGTATAAGCCTATTGAGAAGATCCGCACCGAGACGCCGACAGTTGTGATGTTGTCGCATATCCG GTATGTGAAGGACATCAAAACAGCCATCATGGCCACCGATCTTATCGTCAATAAATGGGGTTTCAGAGACTACCGTCTACACATCTACGGCGATATGGAGCGCGCCCCAGCCTACGCCTCCGAGTGCCAGGAAATAATTGCGTCAAAAGGCCTCCGCGAGCACGTCGTGCTCAAGGGTCTGGGCAACCCCTCCGTTGTGCTGCAGGACGCCTGGCTATTTATGAACTCTTCTATCTCCGAAGGGCTCCCTCTTGCCATGGGCGAAGCAGCCCTTACCGGGGTGCCAGTAGTGTGTACCGACGTCGGGGCCTCCTTCTGCGTAGTTACGGACCGCAATACAGGTAAACGGTTCAGCGAGGTCGTTGCACCCAATGACAGCGATTCTCTAGCGCGCGCCCAGCTTCGCGTCTTAGCGCTGCTCGATAAGTGGGCGCCCTTTGCGGAAGATGAGCCGGGCACAATCGTCCCTACCCTAGACTTCCATCCAACACCTGAGCAAATCAAGGCTGTATCGGAAAGAATGTACGCCAAAATCGAGCAACGACGAAAATTTGGGATGCTTGGTCGTGCGAACGTGCTCAACTCGTTCTCGTCTGATCGATATCTCCGCGAACACGAGCAGTTGCTCTGGATAGGCAAGTGGCAGAGTCGAAGTTTTGTGACGCGAACTGCGTTGTCTAGCGCAGCAAACTTGAGTACCAGCGCTTTTTTCCAGAtgggaaaggagaaagagaaggtgAACAACAGTGCAGTCCGTCTGTATATAGGGAATGTCCCCAGTACCCCGGACTCGATCTACCAGCCCGTTCCGGTGAGTCCCTGGCGTGCGTGGAGAGATTCGAGGCATGCCAGTTCGAGCGGCACGAGGACGCCCGTTTAG
- a CDS encoding uncharacterized protein (transcript_id=CADANIAT00002838) — protein sequence MACTVPPKTWESGFACPAETYSWGDKRNYITETGEQAHYRLPVHIDAPTSTIGNALGLTHLRTWPSLYDGTAYQRPEWFKPAEEVDVLICGDKASTPCLSGRADAVHPRANEHLHSWGISHEATEEGPLINSTAIYSRGVKLRHNNHPISDSRYRGSSVITQGQLERIYIRDLLRHRVIVERETLVKEFQVQEAGAEATHPVRATLRNVATGKEETVRAQYLIGADGAASNIREQMKVPFDGLGTDIYWAIIDCQFKTDYPHLFGMSMITSEHGGCIVIPREEGFTRFYIQVNEETARRLHQTRQSRRNASSVGTMRVDDHGITPDEALEQLRKILAPWTVEFASPISWFSVWKVNERVARHFSSPDLRVHLGGDAAHVHSVLGAFGLNSSIYDAANLGWKLGLCIRKQALPSVILPTYDSERRLAANRVIRCSGAYLRFLCNSHLPLASLRGLHDELESHDERLPKIDGSIEADSQFMGTFYRQNSGFLMGLEFPIIESAITHPDPEKQPLAVRNGARAPSPRFGGKNRFNVVLVAKALPYQIAELLGPRNGQGDELEQLRGHATFIYDDRAPDDDAHYWYGVNHARGAVAVVRPDLALGVSIWPDEVEKLEAYFAGFLVKQDVTVSEGGNSKTSQVEFSSQETNGTEKSRAASSAANRPKRSLRSWFASMLAL from the exons ATGGCGTGTACCGTCCCACCGAAGACATGGGAGAGCGGCTTCGCTTGTCCTGCAGAGACATATTCATGGGGGGACAAGAGGAACTACATCACGGAGACCGGCGAACAAGCGCACTATAGACTCCCCGTCCACATCGATGCTCCTACTTCGACCATAGGGAACGCTCTGGGACTGACGCATCTTCGGACATGGCCGAGCCTATACGATGGAACGGCGTACCAGAGGCCGGAATGGTTTAAGCCGGCAGAAGAGGTGGATGTCTTGATTTGCGGTG ATAAAGCAAGTACACCGTGCCTCTCCGGCCGAGCTGACGCCGTTCACCCACGAGCCAATGAGCACCTCCACTCCTGGGGCATCTCCCATGAGGCCACCGAAGAAGGGCCGCTGATCAACTCGACGGCCATCTACAGCAGGGGCGTCAAGCTGCGTCACAACAATCACCCCATCAGCGATTCCAGGTACAGAGGCTCCAGCGTCATCACACAGGGACAGCTCGAGAGGATCTACATTCGGGACCTTCTGCGGCACCGCGTCATCGTCGAGAGGGAGACACTCGTGAAGGAGTTTCAGGTGCAGGAAGCTGGAGCGGAGGCGACACACCCGGTGCGCGCGACGCTGAGAAATGTTGCAacaggaaaggaagagactgTTCGGGCTCAGTACCTGATTGGTGCTGACGGTGCGGCCAGCAACATCCGCGAACAGATGAAGGTACCGTTTGACGGGCTAGGAACGGATATTTACTGGGCAATCATCGACTGTCAATTTAAGACAGACTATCCGCATCTGTTTGGTATGAGCATGATCACCAGTGAGCATGGGGGGTGCATTGTCATCCCACGCGAAGAGGGATTCACCCG TTTCTACATCCAGGTCAACGAGGAGACAGCGCGCCGTCTGCATCAGACGCGGCAATCCAGACGGAATGCCTCTTCTGTGGGCACAATGCGCGTCGACGATCACGGTATCACGCCTGACGAAGCCCTCGAACAGCTGCGGAAGATCCTGGCGCCCTGGACAGTCGAATTCGCTTCACCGATCAGCTGGTTCTCTGTATGGAAAGTCAACGAGCGCGTCGCCCGTCACTTCTCGTCGCCCGATCTGCGTGTGCACCTCGGGGGCGACGCAGCACACGTCCACAGTGTTCTGGGAGCATTCGGCCTCAACTCTTCAATATACGACGCCGCCAatctgggctggaagctcGGGCTCTGCATCAGGAAGCAGGCTCTACCATCCGTCATCTTACCGACGTATGACAGCGAACGCCGGCTTGCAGCAAACCGAGTGATCCGCTGTTCGGGGGCATATCTGCGCTTCCTATGCAACTcgcatcttcctctagcATCGCTGCGAGGTCTCCACGATGAACTCGAATCCCATGACGAGCGCCTTCCGAAGATTGACGGTAGTATCGAGGCAGACTCGCAGTTCATGGGCACCTTCTACAGACAGAACTCAGGGTTCCTCATGGGGCTCGAGTTCCCCATAATCGAATCTGCGATAACCCATCCCGACCCTGAGAAGCAGCCATTAGCTGTTCGCAACGGCGCTCGTGCTCCAAGTCCTCGG TTCGGCGGGAAAAATAGGTTCAATGTCGTTCTCGTCGCAAAGGCCCTGCCCTACCAGATCGCCGAATTGCTGGGCCCACGTAATGGCCAGGGCGATGAACTCGAGCAACTCCGAGGACATGCAACATTCATATACGATGACCGAGCCCCTGATGACGATGCCCACTACTGGTACGGCGTAAATCACGCCCGCGgagccgtcgccgtcgtACGTCCGGATCTCGCTCTTGGGGTCAGCATTTGGCCGGACGAGGTAGAGAAACTTGAAGCTTACTTTGCAGGATTTTTGGTAAAGCAGGACGTCACCGTCTCTGAGGGTGGGAATTCCAAGACAAGTCAGGTAGAGTTTTCCAGCCAGGAAACTAATGGGACGGAGAAGTCTAGAGCTGCATCGAGTGCTGCCAACCGTCCAAAACGCTCGCTTCGTTCTTGGTTTGCGAGCATGTTGGCTCTCTGA
- a CDS encoding uncharacterized protein (transcript_id=CADANIAT00002839), producing MRLFMALVAVIFSVDSTGHRILVVILRDHLLHGTSPGSLSSPHTDP from the exons ATGCGGCTGTTTATGGCCTTAGTAGCAGTCATTTTCAGCGTCGATTCCACAGGTCATCGCATTCTAGTTGTAATC CTGAGAGATCACCTGCTCCATGGTACTTCACCAGGATCTCTCTCATCTCCTCATACCGATCCTTAA